The following DNA comes from Triticum aestivum cultivar Chinese Spring chromosome 3D, IWGSC CS RefSeq v2.1, whole genome shotgun sequence.
gggcgacaGCGGTGGTGCGACTCTATCGTAGCATGGATCTACGTCCGTTGCTTGaagatggactcgcgtaggtggaTGTCGTCGTTTGGCttcatggtggcgttgatggcggAGGCACCTGCCAAggttggcacctcaatctgctctgaagatggaccaatggaagatggtggcgacgatacatgtgagtgcgtcggaccggtttgtgcCCCGGATCCGGTATatggctcggtcggggcctccgactttagatgttaggcttaggtaagaggtctgggtatttggcccagcttgtaccccttcatcatatggattggAGTAGCGgtagatgttgccaagatggcggattcaggcatattgttatactgctttgtaaggtcctcgagaataatcaataaaatggccgcatcCATCTCTCAGATGCAGAGGCGGGGtcatcctcctttaaaaaaaactaATTTGTGAAATGCTCCCGCAATTAAGTCTCGATTTTGGTGCTAACACTTGTGCACATTGTCGCAAGTAGCCAGCAAGTGTTGATGTGTTATAATCTTATTTCTATTTCTGGCAAAATGGAATTTAAAGTGGATCTGAATCGGCAGGTATGGGTGTTCGCGCTTAGTCTAATCGGCCTCATTCCTCTGGCTGAGCGAGTCAGCTTCCTGACAGAGTAAGCATTTGCTCCTCTTGCTATCAAAATTCCCTTTTACGGGATGCTTTAACTGTAGCTTTGTGTCAGTTCTGGAAATGCTTTAACGTGAAACCTTTTCATTTTCTGGTGTGGTAATTCTTGTAGGCAGATTGCGCTCTACACTGGCCCCACTAGTAAGTAACACGTATCCACCCCAAACTACGTATACTCTACTACGTAGTATTTCTCCCTCGCCGGCCGGAAACATATATGTGTTGTTAATTACTCGGCTTGTGGTTTGCAGTTGGCGGGCTCCTGAACGCGACGTGCGGCAACGCAACGGAGCTCATCATCGCCGTGTTCGCGCTGGTGCAAGGGAAGATCGAGGTGGTGAAATGCTCGCTGCTCGGCTCCGTGCTCTCCAACCTGCTTCTCGTCCTTGGCACCTCGCTCTTCTGTGGCGGCATCAAGAACCTCGGGGCCGACCAGCCCTACGACCGGGTACGTACCCGGCTCCATTATATTATATTAGAGCATGCATGCATTTCTCAATCTCAGCACCGGATTGCAAGTTGCAACACCTAATTTTAGACAGACTAGCTTCACCCACGACTACGTATGCGCATGCAGAAACAAGCGGACGTGAGCACTGGTCTGCTCACCCTGGGCGTGCTGTGCCAGtctctgccgctgctgctgcgtTACGCCGTCAGCTCCGGGGAGCATGCTGTCGCCACTGACACCACGGTGCTGGAGCTCTCTAGGGCCTGCAGTTTCATCATGCTCCTCGCCTACGTCGCCTACCTCTTCTTCCAGCTCAAGACGCATCGCCAGCTCTTCGAGCCGCAGGAGATCGAGggcggagacgaggaggaggaggaggcggtcctCGGCTTCGGGAGCGCGCTCTTCTGGCTCATCCTCATGACCATCATCATCGCCGTGCTCTCCGAGTACGTTGTCGGCACCATCGAGCCGACCTCGCAGTCGTGGGGTCTCTCGGTGAGCTTCATCAGCATCATCCTGCTCCCCATCGTTGGTAACGCGGCGGAGCACGCCGGAGCCGTGATCTTCGCCCTGAAGAACAAGCTGGACATCACCCTCGGTGTCGCCTTGGGGTCGGCTACCCAGATCTCCATGTTCGTGGTGGGTACATTAACTCCCTTCCCTTGATTGTCTCCTTCGCTTCAACCagccaaatcatgcatgatgaatctGCACTGTGTTGGTAGGTGCCATTGAGTGTCCTTGTCGCTTGGATCATGGGGATTCAGATGGATCTCGACTTCAAGCTGCTAGAGACTGGCTCTCTCTTCATCTCGGTGCTAGTGACGGCCTTCACCCTCCAGGTAAAAATCATCATTCAGACAAACACTCGTCGGTGAGGGAATTTTAACCGCATAAACTAAAATAAAGGAAGTCGATTTCCAATTGAGACAAAAGGGATTTCCTAACTACATGTTGTGATTTGGTTGCGATCTTGCTGTCTTGCTGCCAGAAAATACAAAAAGAATTGGTCCTAATTAATCCAGTGATTTTGATTTGAAGGATGGAACGTCACATTACCTCAagggagtcctcctcctcctatgcTACATTGTTATCGGCGCCTGCTTCTTTGTCACGAGACAACCAGCACGTACGTTTCCTTGACGACAGTAACAAATCAAGATCTATTTATTTGCGCTTGGTGTGCAGTCCACTTCTTGTTTTGATTCCACTTTGAGAATATATTCTCTTGTTTGACAGCTCACGCGAACAACAACGGCACGCTGCTGGATGTCCCAACGGGTCCCATGATTGTCCAGGTCGCATAAGTACTGGTAAGCTTGCATTATCTTGTCCCAGCTAACCCGAAGACTCTTCATTTAAGAAGGGCGAGATATCTTTGATTATTTTGACCAAGATGATTTTGTAACAGCTGGTGTGATTTAGTTAGGTGTCGTGTCTGATTCAGAGATTGATTGCTCATGTGTGGAGATAAATCTTAATATGTTAATACTACACTATGTTGTCTAGGATAGCATTTTGTCAGCCACGAGGGTTGCACCAATCAATTAATCATTTCAGCTTTGTTTTCATCCAATTGTTCTCCTGTTATTGTCTAAGTGTTAAATGTGTATACACGAGTACGTAGTTAGGTGCGGAAGATATTTTTCGGATCTTCGAGCAATGACCGGTTGTACATTATGCAGATTGATTAAGAGGGCTGCCTCGGCAAACTGGCATGCGTGCAAGACAGCGAACGAAGTGTTTGAGCCTGAAGCCACCAAATTCTGTCTATCATATCTGGGCATAACTGTGCCAAGGAAGATTCAGGAAGAGAATTCCCCGTGTCAGAGTCCCCATCCAAAAGGAATCGGTTGATTAGTTGTTGCCAGAAAAGCATGCAATTGTACCAgatattttctttattttctcgAATCGTACGTACTGCTAGCTATTTTTATTGCTTCTTGTATATTGTCTAGGCTGTTCGCCGTGCAATAAGCCTAGCTCATATGCGTCTAGCCATATGTATACATCGGCAACAGTGGGTTGTTACAGTTATGCGGATCAGTATGATATATGTAATGATGCAGATGTTGTTTTCTGTGGGGGTGATCCATGTGTTGTTAGACCCGACTTAAAACCTGTTCATGGGCGTGTCCCTCCAAATATCTCGTGTGGCCTTTGTGGAAATTGTAGGGTTCTTAATATTCGTAGTATTTGATCTGACCCTTGTGTAGactatatataggagtacatatgagggagagagacttggagtagagggCAAGTTGTGCATCTTTAAACATATTCTATCTCTAGCTCTTATCTCCATCTTAAACACTTTATACTTCTAAtaacattccccctcagtcgtagTGGGAGTGAAGCAGACAATTGCGACTGAATTTGAAGTCTTGTGCTTCCGTCGTCTTCTCCGTTGCGCTATCATCAACTGCGTCTCTGATGGGTCGGCACTTAGGGAGGTGACTGCGTCCCCTTCTAGTGCCTTCCTTGTCTTGCCTCTCATCCCTCCCGCTGTCACAGCGGGAGTGGCGTGAACGCTGGTGACGACGCGGacgctgttgactggagttgttgccgaTATGTTGTTGTAGACGTAGCCCTGTATTTCGATGTCGAGGTAGCCGATCATGATGATGTGGCCATAGTCGAGGTAGCCGTGGTCGATGGTGTAGTCGTCGTGGATGAAGAAGCCGCACAAAGCTGAAGGCGCAAAAAAATGTACTATGACGGAGCTGCAGACCTGGACGatgcaccttgcggatgtcagaggGTGCCGTTGGCGATGAGTCCACCAGTTTTGCCAGGATCGGAGGaagcccatcgagcacacatcggttttgccagaaccgtgtgGCCATGTAGGGGTCGTCACTGGAGTGACGCCGTGTCGATGCAGTCGTGTCGTCGTggatgacgtggtcgatgccgtcATCGTGACGCGGTCATTGTCGTCGTCGAGGTCGCGTCTTGCAGAAAAATCTGTCGGAGGATGCTAGATGTCCATCTtgtgggcgaggcggcggcggtgtgtcgacgatgatgttggtgaagatcacgtTGATGAAGACCTTGGCGATGTAGTGCCGGCGATGGCGTTGTAGCGGCATGTCGACGATGATGTGTCGCTTGGAGGCATCCCTCGCGGCGACTGGGTGTCGATGTCGTGTCGTGTCGAAGATGTCGATGAAGAATTGCTCGCTTTCCACACCCGCCTGGCGTGTGGATGGTGCATGTCGTTGTTTGCTTCTCGTAGATGTGCTCGACGATTTTTTTTGGTGGTGGTGGAGGCGTACAGCTTGATGTCGTGGCGTGGAGTCAGGGCAGATCGATCGGTGAAGATGCAGAACCGTGGCTCGATGGTGGACGGCATGCCAGCGCGTAGGAGGTCGATGGAGTCGGCTTGGTGAGATCGCGTTCGTGCGTGTGCCTCAAAGACGAAGACCTGCGGGCCCTCCCGGTGTCCCGCGCTGCTAGCCGGCTCGATGCAGCTCGGCTCGGGAGGTGTCGGTGTAGATACATGTCGTTGACGTAGATGCATGCCGATGGGTGGCATAGATGCGCGAGCCCGGAGTGGATGATGTGCACGGGTCGCCAGTGCACAACTGACGGTGCACACACCCGTGTGTAATCGCCGAGGCCCCTCCCTATGCTCCatcttgtacaggtgctaagcctgctaTGTAGGCAAAAAAGATAACGTGGCAAgataattaagaggagagagattgGTGTGGTGCCTccaggaagaaacaatgccaagcgTGGGAACCTAGAAAAAATACTTAAACGAAAGAAGTCCACCAATACATGGATAactttagttgctaaatcattaatGAAGGACGCTTAGCTACAACAAGTTAAACACCTTTACATTGGGAACTTTAGTTGCTTAGCTCTTTAATGTGCTTAGCACTTCATCTTAGCACTAGTGCATTGGAGAAGGTCTGGGTGGAACCATGTGGGTACGTACCGGAGTACATGGCTAACACATGCATGTCCATACCTGATACCTTGCACCCGTTGGTGTTGGAGTAGATATGCCGCAGGACGGCAGGAGCGAATGATGCTTGACGGCGCATGTGTACAAAGCTGCTGCTGACGATCAGGCGGGTCGTCGGGTCGATGAGTTTTCGCCTGCACACGTTTTTTTTTAGGGATTCCTGCAAATGTTCTGGACGTCTGGGATGATGTAGGTGCCGCTGGAGCCGTGGTACACGTCTTGCCAAGGTCGCCGAGATGCCGATTTTCTGCACGGAGCTCACGAGCTGCGGCTAGTTCGGTGCGGTCGTGTTGGATCGGACTAGCGCAGCTCCGAttatgttgttgatgtagatcggGTCGTATGGAGCCCTGCCTCCGTGACTCGAAGCGGCTACCTGGTTGAGATCGCGTGTCGCCGCCATCATACAGATCGTTTCACCGGAATTTGAAGGTCCTAAGATTTATTTGGTGGCTAAAAAAGAATTTAATCTACGGGGAGAAATTTAGAAATTGATTCTAATCTAAAGAACCGATCTCATGTGATCGGGTGCCGCACCCCCGGGGAGGAGATTGATCTCCCCGGGGGCGGCGGCTGCGGAAGCGGTGGTTGTCACCAAGATCAATGACGTTGGTCTAATGGCTCTTATACCATGTGGAAATCGTAGGGTTCTTAATATTTGTAGTATTGATCTGACTCTTGtatggggtatatataggagtacatatgAGGGAGAGAGACTTGGAGTGAAGGGCAAGTTGTACATCTTTAAACCTATTCTATCTCTAGCTCTTATCTCCATCTTAAACACTTTATACTTCTAACAGCCTTCTGCATGCATGTCCGTGGAGCAATGAAGTTGTCAAGGCAACGCGGACGCTCTAAACCTCCGGTCATTGTCCAGACCGAGTTGGTCGGGCGCAATTTATCGTCCAACACGGTCATGTATCAGAACTACTCTGCGGACGGCATCCCGTGCCCGATTTGGAGATGGCAATTCATCCAGCAGCTGTGCAACACTTGCTCCGACGCATGCATGGTTAGGTTTATAGCGTCCGAacaatgtcgtccatatagcagcaCTCGTCATGTATTTGTCCATGGACGCGTCCATATGTCTCTTTTCCCCAAACCGGAAGCAAACTAGTGGACTTTCGCGGGAGTCTGGACCTCGTCTCGTAGGACTCCAACACCTCCGGCCCACCCAAAACCACGGTGGAGCCAACGCATTTGGAGTGGTTCGCACTATTTTTGCACCAAAACCCACGCTTTCCCCATCCTCTCCGCTCCAATCATCGCCGCCCTAGACCCCAATTCCCGCGCTTTTGGTGGTCTACCGCCACATGGACCTGTACGAAGACTGTTGCAGCCATTGGAAGTGGAAGATCTAGAGAAGGTGCCtgcccgctgatacgtctccgtcgtatctataatttttgattgttccatgccaatattctacaacttttatatacttttggcaactttttatactatttttgggactaacatattgatcaagtgcccagtgccagttcatgtttgttgcattttttgtttcgcagaaaattcatatcaaacggagtccaaacaggataaaaactgacggagattttttttggaatctatgtgatttttgggaagaagaatcaacgcgatacgatgcccgagggggccacgaggcagggggcgcgccccagggggtcaggcgcgccctgggccctcgtggccaccccgtaaggcggttggagcccttctttcgccgcaagaaagctaatatccggatagagatcgtgtccaaaattcagcctaatcgaagttacggatctccgagaatttaagaaacggtgaaaggccagatctgggagcgcagaaacagagagagacagagagacagatccaatctcggaggggctctcgcccctcccacgccatggagaccatggaccagaggggaaacccttctcccatctagggagaaggtcaaggaagaagaaccactcaaaatctatcacactactgaaggtttttacttggatcatcttcgatccctatgtgctcgggctgaaaccccaactagcttagttgagggctgtgacgcccccgatttgaccgtacactaatcatgcacgcaaatgtgtacgatcaagatcagggactcacgggaagatatcacaacacaactctaaaacataactaagtcatacaagcatcataatacaagccaggggcctcgagggctcgaatacaagtgctcgatcacagacgagtcagcggaagcaacaatatctgagtacagacataagttaaacaagtttgccttaagaaggctagcacaaactgggatacagatcgaacgaggcgcaggcctcctgcctgggatcctcctaactactcctggtcgtcgtcagcggcctgcacgtagtagtaggcacctccagtgtcgtaggtgtcgtcgtcgacggtggcgtctggctcctggactccagcatctggttgcgacaaccagatagaaaggaaagggggaaaagagggagagaagcaaccgtgagtactcatccaaagtactcgcaagcaaggagctacactacatatgcatgggtatatgtgtaaaggggcatatcagtggactgaactgcagaatgccagaataaaagggggatagctagtcctgtcgaagactacgcttctggccatctccatcttgcagcatgtagaagagagtagattgaagtcctccaagtagcatcgcatagcataatcctacccggcgatcccctcctcgtcgccctgttagagagcgatcaccgggttgtatctggcacttggaagggtgtattttattcagtatccagttctagttgtcataaggtcaaggtacaactccgggtcgtccttttaccgagggacacggctattcgaatagataaacttccctgcaggggtgcaccacataacccaacacgctcgatcccatttggccggacacacttttctgggtcatgcccggcctcgtaagatcaacgcgtcgcagccccacctaagcacaacagagaggtcagcacgccggtctaatcctatgcgcgcaggggtctgggcccatcgccctatgcacacctgcacgttgcgaacgcggccgcgagcagacctagcaccCTACGATCCGGCGGTTACGTCAagggtccaatccggcgcgcgccactcagtcgctgacgtcacgaaggcttcggctgataccacgacgccgggatacccataactactcccgcgtagatggctagtgcgtatagaccaaatggccagactcagatcaaataccaagatctcgttaagcatgttaagtatccgcgaacgccgaccagggccaggcccacctctcacctaggcggtctcaacctgccctgtcgctccgccacaaagatccacttgcgggtactcctacgagccgacccgactttagtcatcacatgtgtcatgtatatagtatataagtatatacccgtgatcaccgcccaggtgatcacggcccgatagtatagcacagcagacggacaagaatgtagggccactgatggaaaactagcatcctatactaagcatgtaggattgcaggtaaaggtaacaacagtagtagcaaggataggctatgcatcaggataggatatcggaaagcagtaacatgctacactactctaatgcaagcagtatagagaagaataggcgatatctggtgatcaagggggggggcttgcctggttgctctggcaagtaggaggggtcgtcgactccgtagtcgaactgggcagcagcagtgtcggtctcgtagtctaccggagagaagagggggaagaaacagtaaatacaatgcaaacataagcatgacgatgcgtgacatgacaatgagcggtgctaggtgtgtcctaacgcgacagtaggtggtaccggcgaaggggggaacatccgggaagtattcccgatgtttcgcgttttcggacagacggaccggagggggaaagttgctagttcgataggttagggaggtgtggtggacgaacggactgcgtattcggattcgtctcgtcgttctgagcaactttcatgttgaaaatattttaatccgagttacggattaaaagatatgattttctaaagattttattaatttctggaatttaattaattatttaatttaatttgaaatttggatttatgacatcagcatgatgtcatgctgacatcagcagtcaacaggggttgactaagtcaaactgacatgtgggtccagtgggacccacctgtcattctctgtttaggttaattagggtttagctaaataattactgtttaattaaattaattatctaattagattaatttaaacaggattaactaacttaattaatttagttaattaattaattaattaattaagattatttttatttttattttctttctttatttattcattaatttttattaattaatttattatttttattattgttattattattatgttatttttttattttatttcatttccCCTTTTTTTTGTAAACGTTCTGTGTGGGGGGGGGcccgtttggcagtggcccagagggggcgatgcgggtgcgggttatgggcgcgggcgcgggcgcccgTTAGTGTGCGCCGCGGCACCCAGAGGAGCGCCGGCGGGCAGGGCGCCGGCCGGGGTAGGGCGAGGCCGGGCCGAGGTGGCCGGGGCAGGGGGGCGCGGTGGCCCggcgggacggacccgagcggcggcCAGCGAGGGGGCCGCAGGCGATCGATGGCAAGGCCGCCGGCGAGGCGTTGCCTCGACGCGAGGTCCGCGCGGCCAGGAGCAGGGGAAGCGTGCGTCGGGCGGGGCACCACGTGGTTGGCCGAGGGCGGCTGTCCgcgggcgccggcgggcggcggagccGAGCGCAGGGGAGAGGCAGGGCGCACAGGGGGAACGAGGAGAGGCGGAGCTCACAGGGGCGGTAGGGGTTcggcagcgggggtcgaggaggaACACGGGGACGCTGGCGAcgtaggggaggcagtccggcggggtggtctccggcgacggcgtcgggggaaGAGATCGGCGGCGTCGGGCGCGTGGAGGTTGTTCGGGGAGGATTGGTggagcgaggcggcggcgatggcgttccGGCGACGGAGTGGTGGGCAGGGCAGCccggcgaggcgagggcgaggccggcgggggcggtcggcggcggtggcctcctctcgatcccgttctggatcgggggagggaggaggagcagatatttcgggggtggggggggaggtgtcggtgggggtggggggtaccggggagtggataaggggagaggggggcgcggggtgggccggcccattcgggcggctgggggttggcccagttgggccaggtccagtggggggcttttgtttttgttttgttctgttttcctttccttttgtaatttcttttcttttatttatttgcttttctgttttatttcaatttaaactatttaggcattttataaaaatgtgtttaccacaccatatttacttaggcaaaatatggcatctcccgaacatttttattttaatatttgaaaacttttgttattgacattaatttgaatttaaattttgaaacggtttcgaatcatcgcgaggttaacaacagtaaccgtggtgacgtggcaccattagcgtgggattactgtagcttaattatccgggcgttacaaatctcctccactacaagaaatctcgtcccgagatttaggaggtagaaggaaacagtgcggggtattcatcacgcaggcgatcctcgcgttcccaagtggcctcatcttcagaatggtgcgaccactggactttgagaaacttgatcgccttctgacgtgtgcggcgttcagcttggtcgagaatgcggaccggatgctccttataggagaggtcttgctgcaattcgagcacttcatgatccacagctcggattgggtccttgaagcaacggcggagctgtgacacatggaacacatcgtgaacctgagaaaggttcggcggtagctccagttggtatgccacttttccacgcctttcgagaatagtgaatggcccaatatagcgaggagctagtttgcccttgatcccgaagcggtgagcacccttcataggtgtgactcgaagataagccttttcgccaggttgatagaccatgtctttatgatgacggtcatactgactcttctgacgtgactgagcagtcttgagattctcacggataatgcggacttgttcttcggcatcttggataatatccggaccgaagagtggacgttccccagtttctgaccagttcagaggggttcggcactttcgtccatataacacttcgaagggggccatcttcagactagcttgatagctattattataagagaactcagcatacgggagagattcctcccatttcttgccgaaggaaataacacaagctcgaagcatgtcttcgagaacttggttgacgcgttcaacttgcccttgcgattgaggatgaaacgcagtactgaatgacagatgagttcccatagcttcttggaaacttgccc
Coding sequences within:
- the LOC123078381 gene encoding vacuolar cation/proton exchanger 1a, which translates into the protein MDSQSAVTMEAGAPTRKESGRLPSRHGGHAHGHSGLARTAHGMSSSSLRKKSDATLVRKVPVASLRPVLANLQEVLLGTKLAVLFIAVPLAVAAQCFRFGQVWVFALSLIGLIPLAERVSFLTEQIALYTGPTIGGLLNATCGNATELIIAVFALVQGKIEVVKCSLLGSVLSNLLLVLGTSLFCGGIKNLGADQPYDRKQADVSTGLLTLGVLCQSLPLLLRYAVSSGEHAVATDTTVLELSRACSFIMLLAYVAYLFFQLKTHRQLFEPQEIEGGDEEEEEAVLGFGSALFWLILMTIIIAVLSEYVVGTIEPTSQSWGLSVSFISIILLPIVGNAAEHAGAVIFALKNKLDITLGVALGSATQISMFVVPLSVLVAWIMGIQMDLDFKLLETGSLFISVLVTAFTLQDGTSHYLKGVLLLLCYIVIGACFFVTRQPAPHANNNGTLLDVPTGPMIVQVA